CTCGGCCAGCATCGAGGAAAACCTGGCGCTGGGGTTCGACGAGGCCGATGAGGCCAGCCGCCTGGCCCGCGTGCGCGCGGCGGCGGCCGTGGCCCGGCTGGACGAGACGGTGTCTGAGTTTCCCGGCGGATATGCGACCGTGCTAGGGGAGCGGGGGATAAACCTGTCGGGCGGGCAGAAGCAGCGCGCGGCACTGGCCCGCGCCGTGGCCCGCGACGCGCCCATCCTGGTGCTCGACGACGCGCTCTCGGCCGTGGACACGCACACGGAGCACGAGATCCTGGACGGGCTGAAGCAGGTTTTCGCGGGGCGCACCAGCGTAATCGTCAGCCACCGCGTGGCGGCGGTGATGGACGCGGACCTGATCCTGGTGCTGGATGACGGCCGGCTGGCGGAGCGCGGCACGCACGCCGAGCTGCTGCGCGCCGGAGGGCTGTATGCCGCCCTGCAGCGGCGCCAGATGCTGGAGGCGCAGGTGGAAGGCGACGATCTCCTTGCAGCCGCGTCAGGCGGGGTCTAGATTCGGGCCTGGCATCAGTTCCCACCCGCGCCGATCGGCATGGAACACCTTCACGTTCACCTTCAGGGCGATTCCGGCACCGCGCAGCGCCTGCGCGAGGTGCTGGCCCGCGAGGGGTTTCGCGTCGTGGAGCCGCCCCCGGAAAAGCCGGCGGGCGCGATCGTCGTGCAGGTGCGCGCCAACGGCATCAACGGCGCCAGCGCGGAAGTGGAGATGGAGGCGCGGGTGGAGGAGCTGGAGCGCAGCGTGCTGGAGCTGCGCAACCTGGACGTGGCCAAGTCGCAGTTCCTGACCAACGTTTCGCACGAGCTCCGCACGCCCCTCACCGCCATCGTCACCTACGGCGAAATCCTGCGCGACGGGCTGCTGGGGGAGATCTCCGCCCGGCAGCGCGACGCCATCGAGTCGATGATCGGCTCGTGCCGGCAGCTGCTGGCGATGATCGAGGAAATCCTCACCTACGCGCGCTCCACCGCCACCACCATCGACATCCGCCCGGGCGAGTTCGGGCTTCGCGAGATGGTGGCCGAAGTGCGCCGAATGAACGAGTCGCTGCTGGACCGCAAGAACCTCACGTTCAGCGTGGAGCTGGGCGAGGGCCTCCCCCCCGTGTGGGCCGACCGCGACAAGGTGGCGCACGTGCTGCGCAACTTGATGGGCAACGCCATCAAGTTCACCCCCGAGGGCGGGTGGGTGAAGGTGCAGGCCCGGGCGGCGCCGGGGCAGCCGGGGTGGCTGCAGATCGAGGTGGCCGACAACGGAATCGGCATCGAGCCCGAGCACCACGAGCTGATCTTCCGCGAGTTCGCGCAGGTGGATTCGTCGCGCGCGCGCATCCACCACGGCACCGGGCTGGGCCTTTCCATCGCCCGGCGCTTCGTGGAGCTGCACGGCGGCCGCATCTGGGTGGAAAGCGGGCTGGGCGAAGGCAGTCGCTTCTTCTTCACCCTTCCCTCCACCGAGGCGGTTCCGGCGGAGGGCGAAGCGCCCCGCGGCGTGGGGGGCGCGGGGGGGTGATCGAGCGGAGCATCCTTCTGGTCGAGGACAGCGAAGCCATCCGCACCGCCTTCACCATCCTGCTGGAAGACGCGGGGTACCGGGTGATGGGCGCGGGGATGGGTGGCGAGGCGCTGCGCATGGCCGGCGAGCACGCTCCGGACCTGGTGCTGCTGGACATGGGGCTTCCCGACATGTCGGGGCTGGACGTGGTCCGCCGCCTCAAGGCCAATCCCGCCACGGTGGACATCCCCGTCGTCGCGCTCACGGGCCGCGACGAAGATGCCGACCGGCAGGCGTGCCTGGCCGCGGGCTGCGCCGCCTACCTGGTGAAGCCCGTCGACACCCAGCGCCTGGTGCGCGACCTCCCCGGCTTCATGACCGCGTCCCCCGCGGCCTGATTTCCACCACATCCACGGCTGGAAAGCGGAAAGCCCCGGCTCGGGCCGCTGTCGCGTCCCGCCCGGGGCTTCACCTGCACGCCCGCCGCACCTGCCGAAGCCGCCGGATGTCATCCCGATGGAGCGGCCCCGAAGAACCTGCCCGTACACTACGAATTGCAGCGACTGAGGGATCCGCCACACAGTGCGGACGCGCTCCTGGCCGCAGATGCGCCGTCCCTATCTCTTCCCCCCAGCCCTGAGCGGCCAAGCACAGCCGACGCGACGGCCCACCAGGCCGAAACGTGCGCGGAATCCCCTCGCCTACTCCAGCAGGGCAGGAAGACGCACCGTAAAGGCCGTGCCTTCGTCGCCGCTGCTGACGTCCAGGCGCCCGCCGTGCTCGCGAACGATGCGGCGGCAGATGAAGAGCCCCAGCCCCGTCCCCTCGTCCCCCGGCTTGGTGGTGAACAGGGGATCGAAGATGCGCGGAAGCTGGTCGGCCGGAATGGGCGGCCCGTCGTTCCAGAACTCCAGCACCACCGCGGGGTCCGCCTGATGATCCGCCCGGGCGGTGACGCGCAGCGTGCGCCCGCTCTCCGCCAACGCCTGCTCGGCGTTCACTACCACGTTCAGGAACACCTGCTGAAGCTGGTGCCGGTCGCCGCTGACCGCCGGCAGGTCGTCGGGAACCTGCACCTGCAGCTCGACGCCCGTCGTCCGCAGCTTCTTTTCGCGCATTCCCAGCGTCGCCGTCACCACCGAGCCCACGTCCACCGGGTAGCGCTCCGCCGGGTGCCGCCGCGCGAAGTTCAGCATGTCGCCGACGATGTGGGTGCAGCGATCCACCGCGTCCACGATCTCGCGCAGCTGGTCGGCCATCTGCGGGTCCGTCGCGCGGCGCTGAAGGAGCTGCGCATGCGCGCTGATCACCGCCAGCGGGTTGTTCAGGTCGTGCGCCACGCTTCCCGACAGCAGCCCCAGCGTGAACAGCTTGTCGCGCTCGGCCAGGTGCTCCTCCATGTGCTGCCGCTCTTCCCACAGGCGCCGCGTGCGCAGGTGCGACTGGATGCGGGCGCGCAGCTCGGCCCCGCGGAAGGGCTTCGTCACGTAGTCGCTGGCGCCCGCGTCGAAGGCGGCGTACACGCTTTCGGGATCGGTCTTGGCCGTCACCATCAGCACGGGCAGGCGAAGCGCGTCCCACCGCTGCCGGGCGTAGTGGCAGATCTCCAGCCCCGAAACTCCCGGCAGCATCCAGTCCAGCAGCAGCATGTCGGGGGCGCCCTGCTCGTCGAGGAAGCGGATGGCCGTCTCGCCGTCGGCCGCCACGCTCACCCGGTATCCCGCCTGCTCCAGGATCATCCGCAGCACGCGCGCGGCCGACGCATCGTCCTCGGCGATCAGCAGGTGCTCGCCGCCGCCGCGCGCCAGCGCGTGCGCCTGTCCCTCCGTCACAGCAGCGGCTCCGGCCGGGCCAGGCGGGCACGCGCGGCTTCGGCATCCATCGACAGCAGCGGCATCAGGCGGTCGGGGGCAATCTCCCGGCGCTCCATGGTGAACACGCGAAAGGCCCGGGCGCTCAGGTAAAGGTCGTGCGACACCTGCGGCAGGCCGATCAGCCCCGCGCGGCCGCTTTCCGTCAGGCGCTGCACCGCGCCGGAGCGGCGGAGCAGCAACAGGTCCAGCCCCAGCATCCGCGGCTTTTCGGGGTAGTCCACCAGCACACATCCTTCGTCGAGCCCCAGCTCGCCCGCCAGCCGGGCCTCCAGCGCGCTCCGCAGCTCCCCGTCGGACGCCACCCACGTATCCCCCGCCATCCCCCGCAGCGCCTCCGCCGGCAGCTCCAGTGCGCGCTTGGGAAGCCGGCGGCGCCGTACCGCGGGAATCCACCGGTCCGCCACCCGCCGCGCCGCGGGATCGTCCATGTCCGCCGCGCGCAGCTCCAATATGGTCATCAGCCGCTCGTCGGACTGGCCCACCAGCTCCTCGGCCCCGATCACGCCGCCCCGCAGCGCGTCGTGCACCAGCCGCTTGTACAGCGCCGTCGCCGAGCGGACTGCGTGGTGCCAGTAGACGTTGCGGAACATCTGGTACTTGGAGAAGAGCAGCGACTCCAGCGCGGACAGCCCCTTTTCGTGGATGCCCACCTCGGCGAGCCCTGTGTGGGGATCGGGGAGGATGGCGATGGCGTGCAGCAGCCGGTCGACGTCTACCTCGCCGTACGGAACGCCGCAGAAGCGCGCGTCGCGGCGAAGGTACTCGATCTTGTCCAGGTCCAGGCTCCCCGACACCAGCCCCTGCAGGGGCGACTCCGACCGGCCGCGGATCATGTCGGCGATGCGGGCCGGGGCGTCGGGGGCCAGCGCCTCGAGCGTGCCGCGAATGGGCTCCGCGCACAGGAACCGCTCCGCCAGCTCCTCGTGGTCGCTGCTCACCAGCTCTTCGCCGAGCTCCTCCAGCGCGTGCGAGAACGGGTAGTGCCCCACGTCGTGAAGCAGCGCCGCGTACGGCGCCAGGCGGCAGTCCACCGGGTCCACGCTTCCCAGCTCGCCGCGGTCGCCCAGGAACGTCAGCGCCATCCGGGCCAGGTGGTACACGCCCAGCGCGTGGTCGAAGCGCGTGTGCACCGCGCCGGGATACACCAGGTACGCCAGGCCCAGCTGCCGGATGTGGCGCAGCCGCTGGAACTGGGGCGTGTCGATGATCCGGACGGCCGTGGCGTCCAGCCGGATGGTGTTCCAGAGCGGGTCGCGAACGACCTCGAACTCGCGCGAGGGATCGGTGCGGGAATGCATGAGGGGCGGGAGTGTACCGGCGGGCGGGGCGGGGTGTCAAGGCGCCCAGCCCCGGCGCGCACACTGGGCACGTCGCGCTCGCGAGCCAAGACGAGCGGCATACAGCATCCGCCACAGGTGGTACGCGAATGTCCACATGTGGCGTGAACGGAGTACGCGCTTTGTGAAAGAAAACCCTTGCGTTTATTGAGGAATTGACTTAGCCTTGTGACCTCGCCCGCATGTCCATTTGTGGAAGGCGGGCCGTCCCGAACGCAGGAGGCGCCCATGCAGATCGGAACCGGAATCTACACGCCCAGCGAGGCGGCGTCTCTGCTCAACGAGCGCCCCGACACGGTGAACCGCTGGGCGTGGGGGTATTCGCGCACCCGCAACGACCAGCACAAGGCGCATCCGCCGCTGATCAGGACCGAGCTGCCCCGGGTCGACGGCCAGAAGGCCATCACCTTCGTGGAGCTCATCGAACTGCTGTACATCCGCGCGTTCGAGCGGGCGGGGGTCTCCTGGAACCAGATCAAGGAGGCGGCCCGGGTGGCGGCGCGAATGTTCTCGACCGACCACCCGTTCGCGCTTCGCCACCTGTACGTGGACCCGGGCAGCCTGTACGGATCGCTGCGCGAGGAGGACGGTTCGGAATCGCTGGTCCAGCTGGTGGGCCACGGGCAGCACGCCATGCCGCAGCTGGTGAAGCCGTACCTGGAGCAGATCGAGTTCGACGTGAACGACGTCGCGCGGCGGTGGTGGCCGATGGGAAAGGCGGCGGGGATCGTGGTCGACCCCATGAAGGCGTTCGGCGCGCCCGTCGTGGAGCAGGTGGGGATCAGGGCCCGGTCGCTGGCCGCCGCCTACGACGCCGAGCTTCCGGCTTTTGGCGCGGGGGCCGTGAACCGCGTCGCGTGGACGTACGACATCGAACCCGAACACGTGCAGGCGGCTCTCCGGTTCCGCGAATGGCAGAGCCGCGCGGCCTGACGTTTCTCTTCGACGAGAACATGCCGCAGCGGCTGGCCACCGCCATGCGCACGCATATGGGAGAGCGGACCACCCACGTGTATGACGAGTTCGGGCGCGACGGGGTGCTGGATCCCGAGGTGCTGAGGTTCGTGGGCGAGAACGGGTGGTTCCTGGTCAGCCGCGACCGCCGCATCCTGCGCCGCGCCCCGGAGCGAGCACTGATCGAGCAGTTCGGGACAGGCGCATTCTTCCTGAAGGACAGCCTCGACGACTTCTGCTCCATCGCACGGGCGCTGATCCACAACTGGCCGGAGATCAAGCGGATCGCCCGCGGGCGCGACCGGCCGTTCGTCTTCCTGATCCGCGAACGGGGAGTCGTGCGCCTGGAGAACCGCCACATCCGGTGACGCCGCATGCGGCGGGTTCACCGGCTCACGGAGAGTACACGCCTCGGCTGTCGGTGCCCTTCGAGGGTTGTGTGGCGGATCCCTCGGTCGCTGCGGGGCGCGGCGCACAGGCAGGTTCGGTGGGGCCGCTCCGTCGGGATGACACGTGTGCTTCGGCGGGTTGGCGCGTAATGGCGGCGGATTCACTCGCTCACAGAGGGAGCGGCATAGAGCGCTGGCGGCAGATTCATCCGCTCACGGGAACCGGGTGAGGGTCACGCGCTCCGCCTCGTCCAGCAGGCGTTTCACGATGCCCAACGCCGTGCCGATGTCGGCGTCGGTGCGCTGGGCGATGTCGCGGCGGATCAACGTGTCGACCTCGTCGCGCACGATCTCGAACTGGCGGCGCACCTCGTCGGGCTTCCACCCCAGCCGCCGCCGCTGGTCGCCGTGCCGCTCGCTGATCATCCGCTGGATGTCGGAGCCGTCCTGCATCAGCTCCGGCTCGCCCCCGCCCTCGTCCAGCGTAATCAGCGACTTGCCGATGTCGAGCAGGAAGGTGGCCATGTGGTCCTCCAGCTGCGCCCGGTCCAGCCCGTGCGCGCCGGGAACGCGGGGATCGCCGCGCAGCCGCGCGCCAATGTCACGCACGAGGGCGTCGGCGCTGGCGGCCAGGATGTGCCCCACGTCGGCCAGCCCGGGCACCTGCCCCGGCCGGGACGGCCAGTCGTGCGCGGTGGAGGCAGCTTCCCCGGCCGCGGCGTCGCGCGCCGCGGGAAGCCACAGCGTAAAGCACGAGCCCCGGCCCAGGGTGCTGCGCACCGTCAGGTCGCCCTCCATCAGCCGGGCGAAGCGGCGGCTGATGGTCAATCCCAGCCCCGTGCCGCCGTGCTTGCGCGTGTGCCCCTCTTCGGCCTGCACGAAGGGCTGGAACACGGCGCCCAGTTTTTCGGGCGCGATGCCCATCCCCGTGTCTTCCACGCGCACGTACACCCACGGGCCCTCGCGCCCCACGTCGGCCTCTTCGTCGGCCTGGGCCGTGCAGCCGCAGGTGACGGAAACGCTTCCGCCGCTTTCCGTGAACTTCACCGCGTTTGACAGCAGGTTCACCAGGATCTGCCGCACCCGGTCTTCGTCGCCCACGTACTGCACGTCGGACGAGACGGTGCACTGGCTGGACAGGTTCAGCCCCCGGTCGGTGGCCTGCGGCGTGACCAGCGCGATGGCCTCGGCGACGGCGTACGACGCGCTGGTGCGTTCGTGCTCCACCTCCATCTGGCCCGCCTCGATCTTGGACAGGTCCAGCACGTCGTTCACCAGCCCCAGCAGGTGCTGCCCGCTCAGTCGCACGCGCTCCAGCTTGCCCTTCTGGTCGTCGGTCAGCGGCCCCCCGATGCCCATCTCCAGCAGGTCGGTGTAGCCCAGGATGGCGTTGATGGGGGTGCGGATCTCGTGGCTCATGTTGGCCAGGAACTGGCTTTTGGCCCGGTTGGCGAAATCCGCCGCCGTGCGCGCCGTCTGGGCCTCGCCGTACAGCAGGGTGTTCTCGAGGGCGATGGAGGCCATCTGCGCCAGCTGCAGCAGCACCGCCTCGTCCTGCGCGGTGAAGTCGCCCTCGTAGCGGTCGGAAAGCTGGATCAGCCCCAGGTTGCGGCCGTCGCGCGCCACCATGGGTGCCGCCAGCCATCCGCGCATGGGCGGATGCCGTCCCGCCTCGGCGCCGAACGCCTTCCACGCGGGGTGCGACTCCAGCTCGTCCTGCGTCATCCGCATCGACCGGTTGGCCTCGCCCACCAGGCGGTAGATGCCGCTGCCGTCGGGCACCGCGTCGTACTCCCGCCACTCGGCGTACCGGTCGGAGAGGGAGACGGCGTTGATGGCCTGCGACCAGGTGACGTCGGTCGACAGGCTGGCGACGGCCTGGTGTGCGCCCACCACCCGGCGCGCCTGCTCGGTGACCGTGCGCAGCATGTCGTGCACGGGCGCGGAGGTGTTGATGACCAGCGCGGCCTGGGCCAGCGCGTGGAGCTGGTCGGCGTAGCGCTGAAGCTCCTGCTCGGTGTGCTTGCGCTGGGTAACGTCGCGAAAGTAGACGGACAGCCCGTCGGCCGAGGGATAGGCGTGCACCTCGAACCACACGCCGAACATGGGTGCGAACTCCTCGAAGTGGGCCGGCTGCTGCGTCTCCATGGCGCGGCGGTACTCGTCCTCGAAGCGCGTGTCGCGGAACTCGGGCACGGCATCCCAGAACGGCACGCCCACCACCTCGTCGGGCTCGCGCTCCAGGACGGTGCGGATGACCTCGCGGGTGCCGCGGTTGATGTAGGTGAACCGCCACTCGCGGTCCAGGTGGAAGAAGGCGTCGGTGATGCTTTCCAGGATGGCGTTCAGCCGTGCGCGCGCTTCCTGTTCCAGCGCCAGCAGCCGGCTGCTGCGCTCTTCGGCCTCCTTGTAGTCGGTAGTGTCCTCGATGATGCCCACCACCCGGTACATCTCGCCGCTTTCCCGCCGCACGGGGTAGCCGCGCGCCCACACCCAGCGCACCTGCCCGTCGGGCCAGACGATGCGGTACTCCACGTCGTACTCGCCGTTGACCATCCCCGCCAGCGCCGTTTCCACACGCTGGCGGTCCTCGGGATGCACGGCTTCCAGGAATGAGCGGGGATCGTGGACCAGGCTTTCGCGCGAGCGGCGCCAGATCTCCTCGTAGGCTGGGCTGATGTAGATGATTCGTGTGAGCTCCGGGTCGCTGATCCAGAACACTTCGCGAATGCCTTCGGCCAGCTGCCGGAAGCGCTGCTCGTTTTCGTGAAGGGACTCGCGGCAGCGGGCTGCATCGCCCGCCAGCTCTTCGGCCAGGAGCGCCAGCCCCGCCGCGGACGCGAGGGTGCGCAGGCTTTCCTCCTGGTCGGGCCGCGGTGCCGCCCCCACCAGGCTGAGCACGCCCAGGCGGCGGCCGTCCACCTCCAGCGGCACCTGCCACGCCCCCGCCGCCTCGTCTCCGGACACACGCGCGCCGACGGCCGGATGCCCGGCGCCCGAAGCCGCCAGCACCTGCACCTTGTCCGCGCCAGGAAAGGCGCGCGCGATGAACGCGCCCGGCGCGCCGGCGACGGCGCGGGCCTGCTCCGCCACGCGGCGCAGCGTTTCTCCCGCGTGGAATGCGGGCGCCGCTCCCTGCTCGTCGTCCATCAAGTGATTCAGGCCATGCCCTGAGGAACGTTCATCACCGACGCGCGCCGGTTTGCCGCGAGTGGCGGGGTGCCGGGTGCAATCCCGGTGCCCGGGCGGGGTGCGGCGGCGCCACAGGAGTAATGGGGAGTCTCCGGAGGGCGCGGGAGCGGGTGAACCCGCCGCAACAACGGCAGAAAGCCTCCCAAACCGCGGGAGGCTTCACCTGCACGCGCGCCTCAGGCAGCGCGCACATTCTTTTGCGTGAAGCGTGCGTCGGCCGCGGTGGTCATGCGGCCGGACGACCCGTCAAGGCCATTCGCGCGCCCTGAGCAGCACGCCGGCCACGATCAGCCAGAACAGACCGTAACCGCCGGCGAACGCACTGGCGCCCCATGCGATCTCGCCGCGCAGGATGCCGTCGTACACGTCGGAAAGGGCCAGCTGCGGGGGAAGCAGCAGCCCCACCACGTCGCCCAGCACCCCCGGAAGCGGCTCCACTCCCGAGCTGACCAGCTGCAGCCACACGTAGTTGGCCAGGTACAGCACCAGCGCCACCCAGGCATCGCCCCGCACGAGCAGCACCGACAGCACAGCCACCATGCCGCCGTACGCCACGGCCGCCAGCAGCGCCAGGTACAGCCCGATCCACCCGCCCTCGAACCCGCCCCACGCCACCATCTGCCCCACCACCAGGAACACGGCCGCGGCCAGCACGGAGAAGCCCAGCGCGAGCAGCCAGCGCAGCCCGTAGAACGACAGCGGCCGCGTGGGATGCGAAAAGAACATCCGGTAGTACCCGGACCGCCGGTCGCCGGAGACGAAGCCGCCCAGCAGGATGAGCATGGAAAGCGCGGCGTAGTTGGCCAGCGTGGCCGCGATTCCCAGGTAACCCAGGTCGAGCGAGGGCTCGGCGCCGGGCACCTCGTCGTGGCGATGGAAGCCGGGCTCCAGGGCAAAGAACAGCAGCCCGGCCAGCGCTACCATCGCCAGGCGCGGCAGCATTCCGCGCAGCAGGATGGGGATCATGCGCGGCCTCCCTTCTTCCGCCCGCCGCCCTGGCCGCGGAACCGCTCGCGCAGCGACAGCCGCTCGGGCGTCACCGCGTGGACGACGCCCCCACGGTCCAGCAGCTGTCGCAGCCGCGCGCTCAGGTCGCGCGCGCTTCCCGCCTCCACGCGGAACGCGTGCGCCTCCCCGTGGACGGGGAGCGCGCCGGGAAACGCGGACGAAACCAGGTGGGCGGACTCGGTGTCGTGCACCTCCAGCCGCCACGCCGGCACGGGGCCGCGCCCCTCGGCGAGGTCGATCACCTCGCGCACGCGCCCCGCCTGCAGCACCACCACCTGGTCGGCGACGCGCTCCACCTCTTCCAGGTCGTGCGAGGCGAACAGCAGCACGCGCTCGGGATCCGCCTCGCGCCACGCCGTGACGATTTCGCGCACCCGAGCTACCCACTCGGGATCCAGCCCGTCCGTGGCCTCGTCCAGGATCATCACCTTGCGGTCGCCCAGCAGCGCCTGCGCCAGCGCCAGCCGCTGCAGGTTGCCCTTGGAAAGCGCGGCCACGCGGCGGCCCGCCAGCTCGGCCAAGCCCAGCCGCGCCAACTCGCGCTCGATTCGCGCGTGGGCACCCTCTACCTCGCCCAGTGCGGCAAAGGCCTCCAGCGCCCGGCGCACCGTCCACGAGCGGGGGATCTCCACCCGGTCGGGGACGTACGCCACCCCGTGCCGCTCGGCGTAGTCGCGGGGCAGCATGCCGCCGATCTCCACGCCGCCGCCGCTGGGGTGCAGGTAGCCCAGCAGCAGCCGGATCAGCGTGCTCTTGCCGGCGCCGTTGGGCCCCACGATGCCCACCGCCGCGCCGGGGGGCACGTGCAGCGTCACGCCATCCAGCGCGCGCACCCCCTCGCCGCGCCAGCGCGCCAGCGGGCCTCCGAACTCCTTCACCACGTCGGTTACCTGGATCATGAGCGGGAGCGTACGCCCCACCCCGCCCGATCGCAACCCCGGTATGGATCGTGCGCCCGGGCCGCGGCATGAGCACGCGCCCTCCCACACTCCCCCTGGAACGCCGCAACGACCCGCGCCGCGGGCCCATCCACGGCCTGCGCGACCTGCTGTTCGGGCTGCTGCGGTGGATCGGTCGCCACGTCGAGGGCTTTTACGCCGCCGTGGGCGCGTTCCTGTTCATCGGCCTGTCGTGCGTGCTGATCGGCGCGGTGCTCTTCGCCGAGCTGGCGCGCGCCGTCGTCGCGGGGCACACCCTGCGGCTGGACGAGGCGGTGCTCCGGTGGATGTCGGCCAACGGGTCGCCCGCGGTCGACAGCTTCATGCTGGAGGTGACCGCCCTGGGCGCCCGGCTGGTGGTGTGGATGGTGGTGATGGTGGCCACGGCGTTCCTGCTCCTGAACCGCCACCGGTGGTCCGCCGCGCTCCTGTGGGTGTCGATGCTGGGGGCGGGGCTGATCAACATGACGATGAAGGAGTTCTTCGACCGTCCGCGCCCCGACGTCTTTCCCTGGCGCACCCCGCACGTGGGCAACGCATCGTTCCCGTCAGGCCACGCGATGACGTCCATCGTGATCTACGGCACGCTGGGCTACCTGCTGGGCCGGCTGATGCCCACCCGCGCCACGCGGATCGCCACCTACGCCATCGCCATCCTCGTCATCCTGCTGGTGGGGGCTTCGCGGCTGTACCTGGGCGTGCACTATCCCTCGGACGTGCTGGGTGGATTCGCGACGGGGGGCGCTTGGGCGTTCACCTGCGGGCTGGGGATGGAGGCCGTGCGCTACTTCCGCCAGCGGCGCCCGGAGATCGCCGCCGAGGAAAAGGGCCTGGGCGCCGGCCCGGTGGACGCGCCTGCGCCAGCACCGGCCGCGGAGTAGGGCGGGCGTTCCGCACGTCGCAGCACCTCCTTCCGGAACCCATCTGTGTCCCGAAACGAGCCCGAAGGGCTTGCGAAGGGTGCCCGTCGTCTCCATCGTTTCCGATCCATACCCCGCCGCATCCCCGGCTTCGCGCGCGCGACGCGCCGCACTCCCTGCCCCCATCCATGGCCAAGCACACTCCGCCGTCGGACCAGGAGCTGTTCCAGATCGAATCGCTCGCCTGCGATGCCACGCCCGGTCCGTGGGAGCCGCAGGTGGTGCTGGACTACCAGACGGGCGAAAGCGCGCGCGTGGTGGTGCACGCCCCCGACGACGACGGCGAGCTGACGTACGTGGTGGAGCGCGAGCGCGACCTGGCCGAGGCCGACCAGCGCTACATCGCCGCCCTTCACCCCGACGCCGTGCTGCGCCTGGTGCGCGAGATCCGCCGGCTGCGGCGCGTGGGAGAGCGGTACGACGCGCTGTGCTCGGTGCTCGGCCACCTGAACGAGTTCCTGGAGCGGCGCGGCCTGGTGGCGCAGGCGCAGCGCTTCGTGGAGGTGCGTGCGCAGCTGGAGCGCATTCACCCGGAAGGCATCGACGGTACCGTGGCGCAGCCCGGCGCTCCTTCGGCCCGCCGTGAGCCCGCCGGATTCGTCGCTTGACCCCATGGGCGCCTTCGGGCGCCCATTTCGCATCCTGAACCCACCGCCCGTAGCTTCAGTGATGGCTGCCGCACGCGAGATTCGCCTTCCGGACCGCTTCTACCTGCCGCGCCCCGGCCCCGACGGCCGCGAGGTGCACGACGTGATGCCGTGGGAGGGCGCCCGGAGCTACGCCACCGACGGCGAGCGCGTGGGCATCCAGTTCACCGACGGGCGCGTGGTGTGGCTGGGCGACGCGCCCACGTCGGCGCTGGCGCCGGACCCCGCGGACGAGGCTCCCAGCTTCGCCGAGGACTTCGTGGACGTGAACCTCGACGCGCTGGTGGACGGGCTTCGCGTGTACATGGAGCGGCACCCCATTCTCAAGTCCGTGTGGCGTGAGGACATGGAGCGGCTGGATACGCTGCGCCGCCACTACCCGGGACAGGAGCCGCATGCGGGCGAGGGCGAGGCGGCGTAGGCGTTTCGGACGGGTGCGGATGAGCAGACGCGAGGGCGGCTCCGACGGGGCCGCCCTTCGTACGTTGGGCTCTCACCCCGGGGCTGTCATCCTGAGTCTTTCACCGTCCTCCGGCCGACCCTGAGGGATGAAAAGGGCTCGCGGGCGCCGTTTATGATTTGGACGAACTGGACTTTTTCTATTCAGCCCCAGGCGCACCGAACCTGCCCGTACGCAAGTCTCTGCGGGGCGAAGGATCTCGCCGCGGATGCCTTTCAGCCCGGGCGCGGCAGCGGTCACAAGCCCGAGGCCTCGGCTCTGCCGGGCGAATGAATTCGCTGCAACAACCACACGAAGTCCGCCTGCGCGGACTGGCCTGTTCTCGTGTGGGC
This DNA window, taken from Longimicrobium sp., encodes the following:
- a CDS encoding PAS domain-containing sensor histidine kinase; amino-acid sequence: MDDEQGAAPAFHAGETLRRVAEQARAVAGAPGAFIARAFPGADKVQVLAASGAGHPAVGARVSGDEAAGAWQVPLEVDGRRLGVLSLVGAAPRPDQEESLRTLASAAGLALLAEELAGDAARCRESLHENEQRFRQLAEGIREVFWISDPELTRIIYISPAYEEIWRRSRESLVHDPRSFLEAVHPEDRQRVETALAGMVNGEYDVEYRIVWPDGQVRWVWARGYPVRRESGEMYRVVGIIEDTTDYKEAEERSSRLLALEQEARARLNAILESITDAFFHLDREWRFTYINRGTREVIRTVLEREPDEVVGVPFWDAVPEFRDTRFEDEYRRAMETQQPAHFEEFAPMFGVWFEVHAYPSADGLSVYFRDVTQRKHTEQELQRYADQLHALAQAALVINTSAPVHDMLRTVTEQARRVVGAHQAVASLSTDVTWSQAINAVSLSDRYAEWREYDAVPDGSGIYRLVGEANRSMRMTQDELESHPAWKAFGAEAGRHPPMRGWLAAPMVARDGRNLGLIQLSDRYEGDFTAQDEAVLLQLAQMASIALENTLLYGEAQTARTAADFANRAKSQFLANMSHEIRTPINAILGYTDLLEMGIGGPLTDDQKGKLERVRLSGQHLLGLVNDVLDLSKIEAGQMEVEHERTSASYAVAEAIALVTPQATDRGLNLSSQCTVSSDVQYVGDEDRVRQILVNLLSNAVKFTESGGSVSVTCGCTAQADEEADVGREGPWVYVRVEDTGMGIAPEKLGAVFQPFVQAEEGHTRKHGGTGLGLTISRRFARLMEGDLTVRSTLGRGSCFTLWLPAARDAAAGEAASTAHDWPSRPGQVPGLADVGHILAASADALVRDIGARLRGDPRVPGAHGLDRAQLEDHMATFLLDIGKSLITLDEGGGEPELMQDGSDIQRMISERHGDQRRRLGWKPDEVRRQFEIVRDEVDTLIRRDIAQRTDADIGTALGIVKRLLDEAERVTLTRFP
- a CDS encoding phosphatase PAP2 family protein, producing MSTRPPTLPLERRNDPRRGPIHGLRDLLFGLLRWIGRHVEGFYAAVGAFLFIGLSCVLIGAVLFAELARAVVAGHTLRLDEAVLRWMSANGSPAVDSFMLEVTALGARLVVWMVVMVATAFLLLNRHRWSAALLWVSMLGAGLINMTMKEFFDRPRPDVFPWRTPHVGNASFPSGHAMTSIVIYGTLGYLLGRLMPTRATRIATYAIAILVILLVGASRLYLGVHYPSDVLGGFATGGAWAFTCGLGMEAVRYFRQRRPEIAAEEKGLGAGPVDAPAPAPAAE
- a CDS encoding ABC transporter ATP-binding protein is translated as MIQVTDVVKEFGGPLARWRGEGVRALDGVTLHVPPGAAVGIVGPNGAGKSTLIRLLLGYLHPSGGGVEIGGMLPRDYAERHGVAYVPDRVEIPRSWTVRRALEAFAALGEVEGAHARIERELARLGLAELAGRRVAALSKGNLQRLALAQALLGDRKVMILDEATDGLDPEWVARVREIVTAWREADPERVLLFASHDLEEVERVADQVVVLQAGRVREVIDLAEGRGPVPAWRLEVHDTESAHLVSSAFPGALPVHGEAHAFRVEAGSARDLSARLRQLLDRGGVVHAVTPERLSLRERFRGQGGGRKKGGRA